In a genomic window of Lacrimispora sp. BS-2:
- the pap gene encoding polyphosphate:AMP phosphotransferase: protein MLEKLDLSKRMDKDTYKKTIKEQSERLGLLQRECKEAGIPVMMVFEGMGASGKGTQINRLIQALDPRGFDVYANDKSTEEERMRPFLWRFWTKLPAQGRIALFDRSWYRQVTIEWFEGKIPETAMPEAFHDIQSFERQLTDDGMVIIKLFLYISREEQKKRFNKLESSRETDWRVTKEDWRRNKEYGRYLAICEEMLERTDMDYAPWTIIEATDKDFASAKIMTQVADCLEDALRQRELRGERKEKEVPVRSEKYQNGVLSGVDLTKTITKEDYKKEMDRLWKKLESLHSQIYRLRIPLVLGFEGWDAAGKGGAIKRLTSHLDPRGYKVYPTSAPNDLERVHHYLWRFWNHVPKAGHIAIFDRTWYGRVLVERIEGFCSENQWKQAYQEINEMENHMANAGAVVIKFWLHIDKEEQEKRFKERQDNPSKQWKITEEDWRNREKWDQYESAVNEMLVRTSTTYAPWVVVEGNCKYYARIKVLKTVVEALEAKIKERTLSGQPYMAREAGKKNGKKNS from the coding sequence ATGCTGGAGAAACTTGATTTATCGAAAAGAATGGACAAGGATACCTATAAAAAGACAATAAAGGAGCAGAGCGAAAGGCTGGGCCTTTTGCAGCGGGAATGCAAGGAGGCAGGAATTCCTGTCATGATGGTGTTTGAAGGCATGGGAGCATCAGGAAAGGGAACCCAGATCAACCGCCTGATTCAGGCGCTGGATCCCAGAGGTTTTGATGTATATGCCAATGATAAATCAACGGAAGAGGAACGGATGCGCCCGTTTTTATGGCGTTTCTGGACCAAGCTTCCGGCCCAGGGCAGAATCGCCCTCTTTGACAGAAGCTGGTACCGGCAGGTGACCATAGAGTGGTTTGAGGGAAAGATCCCGGAAACAGCCATGCCGGAGGCTTTCCATGACATTCAGTCCTTTGAGCGTCAGCTGACCGATGACGGTATGGTCATCATAAAGCTGTTCCTCTATATTTCAAGGGAGGAACAAAAAAAGCGGTTTAACAAACTGGAAAGTTCCAGGGAGACAGACTGGCGGGTAACAAAGGAAGACTGGCGGAGGAATAAGGAGTATGGCCGTTATCTGGCAATCTGCGAGGAAATGCTTGAACGGACAGATATGGACTACGCCCCCTGGACCATCATCGAAGCAACTGACAAGGATTTTGCCTCCGCCAAGATCATGACCCAGGTGGCGGACTGCTTAGAGGATGCCTTAAGGCAGCGGGAATTAAGGGGAGAGAGAAAGGAAAAGGAAGTACCGGTCCGCTCTGAGAAATACCAGAACGGAGTCTTGTCCGGCGTGGATTTGACAAAGACCATAACAAAGGAAGATTATAAGAAGGAGATGGACCGGCTATGGAAGAAGCTGGAATCTCTTCACAGCCAAATATACCGCTTAAGAATTCCCCTAGTCTTAGGCTTTGAGGGCTGGGATGCGGCAGGAAAGGGCGGGGCAATCAAGCGCCTTACCAGCCATTTAGACCCCAGAGGCTATAAAGTGTACCCTACATCGGCACCCAATGATCTGGAACGGGTCCATCATTATCTGTGGCGTTTCTGGAACCATGTGCCAAAAGCAGGCCATATCGCTATCTTTGACCGTACCTGGTATGGACGGGTTCTGGTGGAGCGGATCGAGGGCTTTTGCAGTGAGAACCAGTGGAAACAGGCTTACCAGGAAATAAATGAAATGGAAAACCACATGGCAAATGCAGGAGCCGTAGTCATTAAATTCTGGCTCCATATCGATAAAGAGGAACAGGAAAAGCGCTTTAAGGAGCGTCAGGACAATCCGTCAAAGCAGTGGAAGATCACGGAAGAGGACTGGAGAAACCGGGAGAAATGGGATCAGTATGAATCTGCGGTCAATGAGATGCTGGTGCGGACTTCCACCACCTATGCTCCCTGGGTGGTCGTGGAGGGAAACTGCAAATATTATGCCAGGATCAAGGTGCTAAAAACCGTTGTGGAGGCTTTAGAGGCAAAGATAAAAGAAAGAACCCTCAGTGGGCAACCCTATATGGCCCGGGAAGCGGGCAAAAAAAATGGAAAGAAAAATTCATGA
- a CDS encoding aldo/keto reductase yields the protein MQYRDFGKTGIKVSALGFGAMRLPILQEEQVDEKRAVSMIRHAIDEGVNYIDTAYPYHQGESERIVGNALRDGYREKTYLATKCPVWKLEQPGDFDEVLEEQLKKLQTDHIDFYLLHALSRDRFEDKVKKFDLVKRMEKARDEGKIKYLGFSFHDSYDVFQDILDYYDGWDFCQIQYNYVDLEHQAGVKGLKAAAEKGLAVVVMEPLLGGKLADPADHVKKVFPEGKGTVEYALDFLWNQPEVSLLLSGMSDEKQLEENLEFADRSHIGMVTDDEKQVYKKAKEIFDSMALVGCTGCRYCLPCPFGLEIPEIFSYYNMTAAHKEREAKAGYEAMGVKAEGCKACHHCEKECPQMIKISEVMRSVAKVFAKL from the coding sequence ATGCAGTATCGTGATTTTGGAAAAACAGGAATTAAGGTATCGGCTCTGGGGTTTGGAGCCATGAGGCTTCCTATCCTTCAGGAAGAGCAGGTGGATGAAAAACGGGCGGTGTCCATGATCCGCCATGCCATTGATGAAGGAGTCAACTACATTGATACGGCATATCCTTACCACCAGGGAGAAAGCGAAAGGATCGTGGGAAACGCATTAAGGGATGGCTACCGGGAGAAAACATATCTGGCTACCAAATGTCCGGTATGGAAGCTTGAACAACCCGGCGATTTTGATGAGGTGTTAGAGGAACAGCTTAAAAAGCTTCAGACAGACCACATTGATTTTTATTTGCTTCATGCCTTAAGCAGGGACCGTTTTGAAGATAAGGTCAAAAAATTCGATCTTGTAAAACGCATGGAAAAGGCCAGAGATGAGGGCAAAATAAAATATCTTGGATTTTCCTTCCATGATTCATACGATGTGTTTCAGGATATCCTAGATTATTATGACGGATGGGATTTTTGCCAGATTCAGTATAACTATGTGGACTTAGAGCATCAGGCCGGAGTTAAGGGACTAAAAGCTGCAGCGGAAAAGGGACTTGCCGTGGTGGTCATGGAACCGCTTCTTGGAGGAAAGCTGGCTGATCCTGCTGATCATGTAAAAAAGGTTTTCCCTGAGGGAAAAGGTACTGTGGAATATGCTCTTGATTTTTTGTGGAACCAGCCAGAGGTGAGCCTTCTTCTAAGCGGAATGAGCGACGAAAAACAGCTTGAGGAAAATCTGGAATTTGCAGACCGCAGCCATATCGGGATGGTGACGGATGATGAAAAACAGGTTTATAAAAAGGCAAAGGAAATCTTTGACTCCATGGCTCTGGTGGGCTGCACCGGATGCCGTTATTGTCTCCCCTGCCCCTTTGGCTTAGAGATCCCGGAGATTTTCTCTTATTATAACATGACTGCCGCCCATAAAGAGAGGGAGGCAAAGGCCGGATACGAGGCCATGGGGGTAAAGGCGGAAGGCTGTAAGGCATGTCATCACTGCGAAAAGGAATGTCCGCAGATGATTAAGATCAGTGAGGTCATGCGGTCGGTGGCTAAAGTGTTTGCAAAGCTTTAA
- a CDS encoding 6-phospho-alpha-glucosidase — MNKTFKLVIVGGGSTYTPGIVKSLLDQKDQFKLSELRLYDNFKERQDKVGVLVKKVIEMFDPEVKLVLTTDPKEAFSDADFIFAQMRVGLYHMRELDEKIPLKYDVVGQETCGPGGLAYGLRTIYPMVDMIDYCEKYASKEYWIVNYSNPAAIVAKAMHKLRPNARILNICDMPVAIMRNMANILDCDRKDIVPDYFGLNHFGWFTKIRVGEEDRTEELKAYVREHGYMPPDERSEVRHNDASWKHTFDNAKNLMRMFPDYLPNTYMQYYLLGDEIVKHSDKNYTRANEVMEGREKRIFQAVEQFETTGEIDMTPFFTGVHGEFIVEVAMSLAYNLKKRHLVMVMNNGAVKNLPDDAMVEIPCYITKEGPEATRVGEIPTFYKGMIEQQEASEKLIVEAAIEGSYDKALAAFTLNKTIPSAMAAKKILDEMIEANKDYWPELK, encoded by the coding sequence ATGAACAAAACATTTAAATTAGTCATCGTAGGCGGTGGCAGTACTTATACACCGGGAATCGTAAAGAGTCTGCTGGATCAGAAGGATCAGTTTAAGCTTTCTGAATTAAGGCTTTATGATAATTTCAAAGAACGCCAGGACAAAGTAGGAGTTCTGGTAAAAAAGGTTATTGAGATGTTTGATCCGGAAGTAAAGCTGGTTCTTACAACCGATCCCAAAGAAGCATTTTCGGATGCAGATTTTATCTTTGCCCAGATGCGGGTAGGCTTATATCATATGAGAGAGCTTGATGAAAAGATCCCTTTAAAATATGATGTGGTAGGCCAGGAAACATGCGGGCCAGGCGGCCTTGCATATGGCCTTAGAACCATCTATCCCATGGTAGATATGATCGATTACTGTGAAAAGTATGCAAGCAAGGAATACTGGATTGTAAACTATTCTAACCCGGCTGCCATAGTTGCAAAAGCAATGCATAAGCTGCGGCCAAATGCCAGAATCTTAAATATCTGCGATATGCCGGTAGCGATCATGAGAAACATGGCGAACATTTTGGACTGTGACAGAAAAGATATTGTGCCGGATTACTTTGGATTAAATCATTTTGGCTGGTTTACAAAAATCCGTGTAGGAGAAGAGGACCGTACCGAAGAATTAAAGGCATATGTAAGGGAACATGGCTATATGCCGCCGGATGAAAGAAGTGAGGTACGCCATAATGATGCATCCTGGAAACATACCTTTGACAATGCAAAGAACTTAATGAGAATGTTCCCGGATTATCTCCCTAATACCTATATGCAATACTATCTGTTAGGTGATGAGATTGTAAAACATTCGGATAAGAATTATACAAGAGCCAATGAAGTCATGGAGGGAAGAGAAAAACGGATTTTCCAGGCAGTCGAACAGTTCGAAACAACTGGAGAAATCGATATGACTCCATTTTTTACCGGCGTTCATGGAGAATTTATTGTGGAAGTGGCTATGAGCCTGGCATATAATTTAAAGAAACGCCATCTGGTCATGGTCATGAACAATGGTGCCGTTAAAAATTTACCGGACGATGCCATGGTAGAAATTCCCTGCTATATTACCAAGGAAGGACCGGAAGCCACCAGAGTAGGGGAAATTCCGACTTTCTATAAAGGTATGATTGAGCAGCAGGAGGCCAGTGAAAAGCTGATCGTAGAGGCGGCAATTGAAGGAAGCTATGATAAAGCATTAGCCGCATTTACGTTAAATAAGACCATACCATCAGCGATGGCGGCAAAAAAGATTCTGGATGAAATGATTGAAGCGAATAAGGATTACTGGCCAGAGTTAAAATAA
- a CDS encoding PTS transporter subunit EIIC encodes MKDKVVKAMQSFSKAMIGPVLFLPVVGMLIALTAIMTNTAFVSEGGLMWTVGKFFNSMLNSIMGNLSILFCVGIANGMAKKKKADASFVALMSYIMFLGSNSKWLELSGKMAEGATAGALYGTGQTIQLGFHVTDMGVFLGMIIGVLVALVHNKYCDTEFKGGFAPYGNSKLVYMIMIPVIAALSVGVTYVWPGVANGISALTGFMSTAGAAGVFVYGFLNRFLIPTGLHHLIWSPFLYSAVGGQAVIGGENVVGAKPIFLALLSDPAAGMMPDTSRFLTYGLMKTFGIIGVALAFYVTARKVKKANLKAQMIPATLTAVIAGITEPLEFTFIFAAPLLWLVYSVLDGFFQMVVYLIGVRVCATNGILDFLVLNLPAGIGRTLWPLYVLVGLVEILVIFLVFKFMIEKFNLKTPGREDDDTDAALDLNANAAAVKKELKAKQSASGETGEDRLNQGRIIVEALGGKENIVSLENCFSRLRVEVADSSRIDEEALKSTGAAGIMKKGNNVQVVYGLTVSKMRTLVDDVLEQMDSHK; translated from the coding sequence ATGAAGGATAAAGTAGTAAAAGCCATGCAAAGCTTTTCAAAAGCGATGATTGGACCGGTATTATTTTTACCTGTCGTAGGTATGTTGATTGCCTTAACTGCGATCATGACCAATACCGCTTTTGTTTCTGAAGGCGGGCTGATGTGGACTGTGGGGAAATTTTTTAACAGCATGCTGAATTCGATTATGGGGAATTTAAGCATTTTATTCTGTGTGGGAATTGCAAATGGTATGGCAAAAAAGAAAAAAGCAGATGCATCATTCGTAGCTTTAATGTCATATATCATGTTTTTAGGTTCTAACAGCAAGTGGCTGGAGCTGTCAGGAAAGATGGCGGAAGGGGCTACTGCCGGCGCCTTATATGGTACGGGCCAAACCATTCAGTTAGGATTCCATGTAACAGATATGGGCGTGTTTCTTGGCATGATCATCGGCGTTCTTGTGGCTCTGGTTCACAACAAATACTGCGATACCGAGTTTAAGGGCGGATTCGCACCTTATGGCAACAGCAAACTTGTTTACATGATCATGATTCCGGTCATTGCAGCATTAAGCGTTGGCGTGACTTATGTGTGGCCGGGCGTTGCAAACGGAATATCCGCATTGACCGGTTTTATGAGTACGGCCGGAGCAGCAGGTGTATTTGTATACGGATTCTTAAACCGGTTTTTGATTCCAACCGGACTGCACCACTTAATCTGGTCACCCTTCCTTTATTCAGCGGTCGGCGGACAGGCGGTGATTGGCGGGGAAAATGTTGTTGGTGCAAAACCCATCTTCCTGGCGTTATTAAGTGATCCCGCAGCAGGAATGATGCCGGATACCAGCCGCTTCTTAACTTATGGTCTTATGAAGACATTTGGTATCATTGGTGTGGCATTGGCTTTCTATGTAACTGCCAGGAAAGTGAAAAAAGCGAACTTAAAGGCTCAGATGATCCCGGCTACTTTAACGGCGGTGATCGCCGGAATTACAGAACCACTGGAATTTACTTTTATTTTTGCAGCTCCCTTATTATGGCTGGTATATTCCGTTCTGGATGGATTTTTTCAGATGGTAGTTTATTTGATCGGTGTCCGTGTCTGCGCCACCAATGGGATCCTGGATTTCCTTGTGTTAAATCTTCCGGCAGGAATCGGCAGGACCTTATGGCCTTTGTATGTGCTGGTTGGTCTTGTGGAGATCCTTGTGATTTTCCTGGTCTTTAAGTTTATGATTGAAAAGTTCAACTTAAAGACTCCGGGACGTGAAGATGACGATACGGATGCGGCCCTGGATTTAAATGCCAATGCAGCAGCAGTGAAAAAAGAATTAAAAGCAAAGCAGTCCGCCAGCGGAGAAACTGGGGAAGACAGATTGAACCAGGGCAGGATCATCGTAGAAGCATTAGGCGGAAAAGAAAACATTGTAAGTCTGGAAAACTGCTTTTCCAGGTTAAGAGTGGAAGTTGCAGACAGTTCAAGGATTGATGAAGAAGCATTAAAGAGCACCGGAGCAGCCGGTATCATGAAAAAGGGAAATAATGTCCAGGTAGTATATGGTCTCACCGTTTCCAAAATGAGAACCCTGGTGGATGATGTGTTGGAACAGATGGATTCACATAAATAG